In Papaver somniferum cultivar HN1 chromosome 1, ASM357369v1, whole genome shotgun sequence, a genomic segment contains:
- the LOC113355956 gene encoding uncharacterized protein LOC113355956: MLIVREEMKEGCCWTVRNGRKIDVWKDPWVPGLPTKRPEGRPQEAYNVKKVQDLIIQEEHRWDENKLQQLFTQTEVAKIMEIYIPEGTDTNTNDKLLWTPHPKGDFSAKSFIKYLNANTPSTSTNDEFPWKKFWEVKNIPPKIQIFMWRLLKNGLPVAHNISKHIHEISDQCKLCDREVENSEHLFLQCPTTQAILFASPLSLRVGEQPSMTIQNHVTQWLDEGGDYTKLKMGACVWWAVWKARNVVIFNRAKLNIQSVLKEALYWANMETTAEDMNNMLTETDIMESQKNNWEPPEVEKIKINFDGAAGPRGFACGAVARDSKSSFQGCKNQSLNYCKAVEAEGKRALLAVDLARRKGFRDIILERDSITVINALKYAHYKPNWRIQSTIDRIRDELSLFRSVDFRYVKKTANNVAHNVAALAVTSHSSNEWFTLPPSCIAQLIVSECSSV; this comes from the coding sequence ATGTTAATTGTAAGAGAGGAGATGAAAGAAGGGTGCTGCTGGACAGTAAGGAATGGAAGGAAAATTGATGTTTGGAAGGATCCTTGGGTACCAGGATTGCCAACCAAGAGACCTGAAGGGAGACCACAGGAAGCATACAATGTAAAGAAAGTGCAGGATCTTATTATTCAAGAAGAACACAGATGGGATGAAAACAAGCTGCAGCAGCTATTCACCCAAACTGAAGTTGCTAAGATAATGGAGATCTATATACCTGAAGGGACTGATACCAACACTAATGACAAGCTGCTATGGACTCCACATCCAAAAGGAGACTTCTCTGCAAAATCCTTTATCAAGTATCTGAATGCCAACACTCCATCAACCTCAACCAATGATGAGTTTCCATGGAAGAAATTTTGGGAGGTAAAAAATATCCCACCCAAAATTCAAATATTTATGTGGAGATTACTCAAAAATGGGCTTCCAGTAGCGCACAACATAAGTAAGCACATACATGAGATTAGTGATCAATGCAAATTATGTGATAGAGAGGTTGAAAACAGTGAGCATCTGTTTTTGCAATGCCCAACAACCCAAGCAATTTTATTTGCATCACCACTCAGCCTCAGAGTAGGAGAACAACCTAGTATGACTATACAAAATCATGTGACACAGTGGTTGGATGAAGGTGGAGATTACACTAAACTGAAGATGGGGGCTTGTGTCTGGTGGGCTGTTTGGAAAGCTAGAAATGTTGTGATATTCAATAGggccaagttgaacatacaatcTGTTCTTAAAGAGGCGTTGTATTGGGCCAACATGGAAACCACAGCTGAAGATATGAACAATATGCTGACTGAGACTGATATTATGGAGTCCCAAAAGAACAACTGGGAACCACCTGAAGTAGAgaaaatcaaaattaactttGATGGAGCAGCGGGACCTAGAGGTTTTGCTTGTGGTGCAGTTGCTAGGGATTCCAAGTCAAGTTTTCAGGGATGCAAAAATCAGAGTCTAAACTATTGCAAGGCAGTTGAAGCTGAGGGGAAAAGAGCATTGCTAGCAGTGGATTTGGCCAGAAGAAAGGGGTTCAGAGACATTATTCTGGAAAGGGATTCAATCACAGTTATCAATGCTCTCAAATATGCTCACTATAAACCAAACTGGCGCATTCAAAGTACTATAGACAGAATCAGAGATGAGCTAAGTCTGTTCAGATCAGTAGACTTCAGGTATGTTAAGAAGACTGCCAATAATGTGGCACACAATGTTGCAGCTCTAGCTGTTACATCCCACTCCTCAAATGAGTGGTTTACTCTCCCTCCTTCTTGTATCGCTCAGCTCATTGTGAGTGAGTGTTCTTCCGTCTGA